A stretch of DNA from Ensifer sp. WSM1721:
GTGTTCTATCTCTGGCGGGCAATGGTCGGTAAACCGGCAGTAGACCGCCAAGAGGAACAGATGGCGATAGCGAACCGAGTGGAATCAGTTGTTGGAACTAAGGAAGATGCGGGCAGCAAAATCACGCGCCACGCAGGGCTCCTGTCAGCGCAATTGCAGCAGCTCAGAACTCGCATGTATCCTCCTAAGTCGGAGAAAACACTTCGTCAGTTTTTGACGAACGAAGTGTCGAAGCTGACGTCTATACCCGATTCCACGCTGAAGCTCATGTCCATCGAAGGGCGTGGACCGGTCCCGAGCAGGCTTGAGAACAATCATCGCGTTTACACCCTGGCTCAGATCAATGAGTTGCGCGAGCTGTTCGCTAAGCAGAAGCCGGCGGAAGCCCTGCGGTTTTTCCCCCGCCGACGTGCCGGCGAGCATCTCCAGGTTCTTGCCATTGCCAATTTCAAGGGCGGTAGCGCAAAGACCACGACCTGCATCCACCTCTCTCACTACCTGGCTCTTCAAGGCTATCGTGTTCTCGCGCTCGACTTGGACCCTCAGGCATCCCTGTCAGCCATGTTCGGCGCCCAGCCAGAGGTAGACGTTGGTTCGAATGAAACCATCTACGCCGCCTTGCGATACGACGAAGCCGAGCGTCGCCCGATTCGCGACATCATTCGCAAGACCTATTTCGAGGGGATCGATCTAATTCCCGGCAACCTCGAAGTGATGGAGTATGAGCATGAGACTCCCCGCGTCTTGGCGAACAAGTCGGGCACCGGCGCGATCTTCTTCGAGAGATTGAAAGTCGCTCTTTCGGAAGTGGAAGCTGACTACGACGTCGTGATCCTGGACACCCCGCCGTCGCTCGGCTTTCTGACGCTGAGCGCGATATATGCGGCGACCAGCATGATCATAACGGTGCACCCTGCCATGCTGGACGTGGCGTCGATGAGCCAGTTCCTTCTGATGATGGGCGATCTGATTAGCGTTCTGAATGAGAGCGGAGCTCAACTGGATCAGGACTTCATCCGATATCTGGTGACACGGCATGATCCCAACGATGCGCCGCAGTCTCAAGTCGTTGCAATGCTGCGGCACATGTTCGGGACCGATGTCCTATTGCCCACTGCCATCGAAAGCACAGCCGTCGAAGCAGCGGGCCTGGCCAAGCGTTCGATATACGAGCTTGAAATGGGTCAGATCGGCCGGGATACCCACAAGCGCGCGCGTGAAGCTGTGGACGCGGTCAATGAAGCGATCATCCGCCTTATCAACGACAGCTGGGGGCGGACATGAGCAAGTCTTCTCGCAAATCGATTGTCGCCAGTT
This window harbors:
- the repA gene encoding plasmid partitioning protein RepA, producing the protein MVGKPAVDRQEEQMAIANRVESVVGTKEDAGSKITRHAGLLSAQLQQLRTRMYPPKSEKTLRQFLTNEVSKLTSIPDSTLKLMSIEGRGPVPSRLENNHRVYTLAQINELRELFAKQKPAEALRFFPRRRAGEHLQVLAIANFKGGSAKTTTCIHLSHYLALQGYRVLALDLDPQASLSAMFGAQPEVDVGSNETIYAALRYDEAERRPIRDIIRKTYFEGIDLIPGNLEVMEYEHETPRVLANKSGTGAIFFERLKVALSEVEADYDVVILDTPPSLGFLTLSAIYAATSMIITVHPAMLDVASMSQFLLMMGDLISVLNESGAQLDQDFIRYLVTRHDPNDAPQSQVVAMLRHMFGTDVLLPTAIESTAVEAAGLAKRSIYELEMGQIGRDTHKRAREAVDAVNEAIIRLINDSWGRT